Proteins encoded by one window of Manis pentadactyla isolate mManPen7 chromosome X, mManPen7.hap1, whole genome shotgun sequence:
- the LOC130681901 gene encoding melanoma-associated antigen 11-like translates to MEDQAEPGDKVAIPLSSVSMPLGAWSVQCPLEEAQQEASEDQGLEGAQPSPQDGPATLGSEPHAHSSSSHGDEAAGDARASLQDALRRKEIQLVTFLLHKYRTKEPTTKAEMLELVAQDHQDHFPDILSRASLSLELTYGIDVKEVDPSSHSYVLVPTLGLTWDGVTEEQRLPKTGLLALLLGKIFLWGGRIPEKYMWEILSARGVYSGREHCIFGEPRELITRVWVQEQYLEYRQAPDSNPARFHLLWGPRAHAEASRVQVQQFLLRLLSTPIGPFLCPSEEARTNEEQGP, encoded by the exons ATGGAGGACCAGGCTGAGCCAGGAGACAAG GTTGCCATTCCCCTGAGCAGCGTCAGCATGCCTCTGGGTGCGTGGAGCGTGCAGTGCCCGTTGGAGGAGGCCCAGCAGGAGGCGAGCGAAGACCAAGGCCTGGAGGGGGCCCAGCCCTCGCCTCAGGATGGGCCAGCCACCCTGGGAAGTGAGCCCCACGCCCATAGCTCCAGCAGCCATGGGGACGAGGCCGCAGGGGATGCCAGGGCCTCTCTCCAAGATGCGCTGCGCAGGAAGGAGATCCAACTGGTGACCTTCCTGCTCCACAAGTACCGCACCAAGGAGCCGACCACGAAGGCAGAGATGCTGGAGCTGGTCGCCCAGGATCACCAGGACCACTTCCCTGACATCCTCAGCCGTGCCTCCTTGTCCTTGGAGCTGACCTACGGCATTGATGTAAAGGAAGTAGATCCCAGCAGCCACTCCTATGTCCTGGTCCCCACCCTGGGCCTCACCTGGGATGGGGTGACCGAAGAGCAGCGCCTCCCCAAGACCGGCCTCCTGGCGCTGCTCCTGGGCAAGATTTTCCTGTGGGGGGGCCGGATCCCAGAGAAGTATATGTGGGAAATACTTAGTGCCAGGGGGGTGTACTCCGGGAGGGAGCACTGCATCTTCGGGGAGCCCAGGGAGCTCATCACCAGGGTCTGGGTGCAGGAGCAGTACCTGGAGTACCGGCAGGCTCCCGACAGCAATCCTGCTCGCTTCCATCTGCTCTGGGGCCCCAGGGCCCACGCAGAGGCCAGCAGGGTGCAGGTCCAGCAGTTTTTGCTCAGGCTCCTTAGCACACCTATAGGCCCTTTCCTGTGCCCATCTGAGGAGGCTAGGACCAATGAGGAACAGGGTCCCTGA